A single window of Zea mays cultivar B73 chromosome 10, Zm-B73-REFERENCE-NAM-5.0, whole genome shotgun sequence DNA harbors:
- the LOC100282377 gene encoding Ser/Thr-rich protein T10 in DGCR region isoform 2 (isoform 2 is encoded by transcript variant 2) has protein sequence MGVALPPDAPPASAVQSRRVSLQGSLCPLEYATEIAKEADQYNGFNLILADVNSGTMVYISNRPGGDPVIQTVAPGLHVLSNAAINSPWPKAMRLGQSFKRYLTIHDDAEASLKQMVEELMMDTARPDRSMVPDTGDDPEWEYKLSSIFIDTAKEQARYGTRSMVALAAKLEGEVTFYERYLENSLWKENLIQFQMEKAQ, from the exons ATGGGCGTGGCACTGCCACCCGACGCACCGCCTGCTTCTGCTGTTCAATCGCGACGAGTATCACTCCAG GGCAGCCTTTGTCCATTGGAGTATGCCAcagaaattgcaaaggaagcagatCAGTACAACGGCTTTAACCTTATATTGGCTGATGTGAACTCAGGAACCATGGTTTACATCTCTAATAGACCCGGAGGCGATCCTGTGATTCAAACAGTTGCTCCTGGGCTTCATGTGCTTTCGAATGCTGCAATTAATTCCCCTTGGCCAAAG GCAATGCGCTTAGGACAGAGTTTCAAAAGGTATTTGACAATACACGATGATGCAGAAGCCTCTTTAAAACAAATGGTAGAAGAGTTGATGATGGATACTGCCAGACCTGATAGATCTATGGTGCCTGACACCGGCGACGACCCTGAGTGGGAGTACAAGCTAAGCTCAATATTCATTGACACTGCAAAGGAACAG GCACGATATGGAACACGAAGCATGGTGGCACTAGCAGCGAAATTGGAAGGTGAGGTAACATTCTATGAAAGGTACTTGGAGAACAGTTTGTGGAAGGAGAATCTCATACAGTTCCAGATGGAGAAGGCACAATAG
- the LOC100282377 gene encoding ser/Thr-rich protein T10 in DGCR region isoform X1: MCIAAWAWHCHPTHRLLLLFNRDEYHSRPTQPAQWWAAGEEAKEILGGRDELGGGTWMGCTRDGKLAFLTNVREPSSLIGAKTRGQLPVRFLQGSLCPLEYATEIAKEADQYNGFNLILADVNSGTMVYISNRPGGDPVIQTVAPGLHVLSNAAINSPWPKAMRLGQSFKRYLTIHDDAEASLKQMVEELMMDTARPDRSMVPDTGDDPEWEYKLSSIFIDTAKEQAKTMVFSISVATIILFGNKLYPFFFLISGTIWNTKHGGTSSEIGR, encoded by the exons ATGTGCATCGCGGCATGGGCGTGGCACTGCCACCCGACGCACCGCCTGCTTCTGCTGTTCAATCGCGACGAGTATCACTCCAG GCCGACGCAGCCGGCGCAGTGGTGGGCGGCGGGGGAGGAAGCCAAGGAAATCCTTGGAGGCAGGGACGAGCTCGGCGGGGGAACGTGGATGGGGTGCACGAGGGATGGTAAGCTCGCCTTCCTGACCAACGTGCGGGAACCCAGCTCTCTGATCGGGGCCAAGACCAGAGGACAGCTCCCGGTCAGGTTTCTACAG GGCAGCCTTTGTCCATTGGAGTATGCCAcagaaattgcaaaggaagcagatCAGTACAACGGCTTTAACCTTATATTGGCTGATGTGAACTCAGGAACCATGGTTTACATCTCTAATAGACCCGGAGGCGATCCTGTGATTCAAACAGTTGCTCCTGGGCTTCATGTGCTTTCGAATGCTGCAATTAATTCCCCTTGGCCAAAG GCAATGCGCTTAGGACAGAGTTTCAAAAGGTATTTGACAATACACGATGATGCAGAAGCCTCTTTAAAACAAATGGTAGAAGAGTTGATGATGGATACTGCCAGACCTGATAGATCTATGGTGCCTGACACCGGCGACGACCCTGAGTGGGAGTACAAGCTAAGCTCAATATTCATTGACACTGCAAAGGAACAGGCAAAAACCATGGTGTTCAGTATTTCAGTAGCTACCATTATTCTGTTTGGAAATAAATTATATCCATTTTTCTTCTTGATTTCAGGCACGATATGGAACACGAAGCATGGTGGCACTAGCAGCGAAATTGGAAGGTGA
- the LOC100282377 gene encoding Ser/Thr-rich protein T10 in DGCR region isoform 1 (isoform 1 is encoded by transcript variant 1) produces MCIAAWAWHCHPTHRLLLLFNRDEYHSRPTQPAQWWAAGEEAKEILGGRDELGGGTWMGCTRDGKLAFLTNVREPSSLIGAKTRGQLPVRFLQGSLCPLEYATEIAKEADQYNGFNLILADVNSGTMVYISNRPGGDPVIQTVAPGLHVLSNAAINSPWPKAMRLGQSFKRYLTIHDDAEASLKQMVEELMMDTARPDRSMVPDTGDDPEWEYKLSSIFIDTAKEQARYGTRSMVALAAKLEGEVTFYERYLENSLWKENLIQFQMEKAQ; encoded by the exons ATGTGCATCGCGGCATGGGCGTGGCACTGCCACCCGACGCACCGCCTGCTTCTGCTGTTCAATCGCGACGAGTATCACTCCAG GCCGACGCAGCCGGCGCAGTGGTGGGCGGCGGGGGAGGAAGCCAAGGAAATCCTTGGAGGCAGGGACGAGCTCGGCGGGGGAACGTGGATGGGGTGCACGAGGGATGGTAAGCTCGCCTTCCTGACCAACGTGCGGGAACCCAGCTCTCTGATCGGGGCCAAGACCAGAGGACAGCTCCCGGTCAGGTTTCTACAG GGCAGCCTTTGTCCATTGGAGTATGCCAcagaaattgcaaaggaagcagatCAGTACAACGGCTTTAACCTTATATTGGCTGATGTGAACTCAGGAACCATGGTTTACATCTCTAATAGACCCGGAGGCGATCCTGTGATTCAAACAGTTGCTCCTGGGCTTCATGTGCTTTCGAATGCTGCAATTAATTCCCCTTGGCCAAAG GCAATGCGCTTAGGACAGAGTTTCAAAAGGTATTTGACAATACACGATGATGCAGAAGCCTCTTTAAAACAAATGGTAGAAGAGTTGATGATGGATACTGCCAGACCTGATAGATCTATGGTGCCTGACACCGGCGACGACCCTGAGTGGGAGTACAAGCTAAGCTCAATATTCATTGACACTGCAAAGGAACAG GCACGATATGGAACACGAAGCATGGTGGCACTAGCAGCGAAATTGGAAGGTGAGGTAACATTCTATGAAAGGTACTTGGAGAACAGTTTGTGGAAGGAGAATCTCATACAGTTCCAGATGGAGAAGGCACAATAG
- the LOC100282377 gene encoding Ser/Thr-rich protein T10 in DGCR region isoform 3 (isoform 3 is encoded by transcript variant 3): MGVALPPDAPPASAVQSRRVSLQPAQWWAAGEEAKEILGGRDELGGGTWMGCTRDGKLAFLTNVREPSSLIGAKTRGQLPVRFLQGSLCPLEYATEIAKEADQYNGFNLILADVNSGTMVYISNRPGGDPVIQTVAPGLHVLSNAAINSPWPKAMRLGQSFKRYLTIHDDAEASLKQMVEELMMDTARPDRSMVPDTGDDPEWEYKLSSIFIDTAKEQARYGTRSMVALAAKLEGEVTFYERYLENSLWKENLIQFQMEKAQ; encoded by the exons ATGGGCGTGGCACTGCCACCCGACGCACCGCCTGCTTCTGCTGTTCAATCGCGACGAGTATCACTCCAG CCGGCGCAGTGGTGGGCGGCGGGGGAGGAAGCCAAGGAAATCCTTGGAGGCAGGGACGAGCTCGGCGGGGGAACGTGGATGGGGTGCACGAGGGATGGTAAGCTCGCCTTCCTGACCAACGTGCGGGAACCCAGCTCTCTGATCGGGGCCAAGACCAGAGGACAGCTCCCGGTCAGGTTTCTACAG GGCAGCCTTTGTCCATTGGAGTATGCCAcagaaattgcaaaggaagcagatCAGTACAACGGCTTTAACCTTATATTGGCTGATGTGAACTCAGGAACCATGGTTTACATCTCTAATAGACCCGGAGGCGATCCTGTGATTCAAACAGTTGCTCCTGGGCTTCATGTGCTTTCGAATGCTGCAATTAATTCCCCTTGGCCAAAG GCAATGCGCTTAGGACAGAGTTTCAAAAGGTATTTGACAATACACGATGATGCAGAAGCCTCTTTAAAACAAATGGTAGAAGAGTTGATGATGGATACTGCCAGACCTGATAGATCTATGGTGCCTGACACCGGCGACGACCCTGAGTGGGAGTACAAGCTAAGCTCAATATTCATTGACACTGCAAAGGAACAG GCACGATATGGAACACGAAGCATGGTGGCACTAGCAGCGAAATTGGAAGGTGAGGTAACATTCTATGAAAGGTACTTGGAGAACAGTTTGTGGAAGGAGAATCTCATACAGTTCCAGATGGAGAAGGCACAATAG